Proteins from one bacterium genomic window:
- a CDS encoding PAS domain-containing sensor histidine kinase, translated as MTPDPKTIGVKPSETYMEPAEENSVPAAAAASDSAKRARGLAGLIYGFLGKNGKAKEEISVADQPPELLDLLLEGPDALIVVHTERGEIVEVSKKFCEWSGRSREELLDVPILQLFPESERKIVRTLYEDAGAGGVHVVEVTPATPGQTPRLIEFTARRSDSGGGEFALLVGRDVGERALSERYLRVERDRLHMFIRAMRDGLVLLNVGGDIVYVNPTMETYFESYELPVICHRWLKEFSKEDHTDLQGLTSAYGGKTLKLDSNDGRMFLVTRSFLFETGKPSQVMLMCKDITEQAMMEKQNHYLELELIRESKLAEFGMLVAGIAHNLNGPLTGILGLCDVMKIRGTATAEIEQMRKQATVMRDLIANLLHKSRNEQEVEPRELDIREVIDTELRFLEGNLFFKHQITRNLLIADDLPTIYGLYLDLSQVVGNLVRNAIDAMYNAPKRQLTVKAYVQERYLVLQVADTGCGISPEIKSRIFEPFFTTKPKQHEAEEGAPTGTGLGLSSSRSILARYGASIDVESEEGHGTTFTVKFPIGRKPDLPPRQGPI; from the coding sequence ATGACCCCTGACCCCAAGACGATCGGCGTCAAGCCGTCCGAGACATATATGGAGCCTGCAGAGGAGAACTCCGTACCAGCGGCTGCGGCTGCCTCGGACAGTGCGAAGCGAGCACGGGGACTGGCCGGTCTAATTTACGGATTTTTGGGGAAGAACGGGAAGGCCAAAGAGGAAATCTCAGTTGCCGACCAGCCGCCGGAACTGCTGGACCTTTTGCTGGAAGGGCCGGACGCTCTGATAGTGGTTCACACGGAGCGGGGCGAGATTGTCGAGGTGAGCAAGAAGTTTTGCGAGTGGTCGGGACGCAGCCGCGAGGAGCTGCTCGACGTGCCGATACTGCAGCTGTTTCCCGAGAGCGAGAGAAAGATTGTGCGCACGCTTTACGAGGATGCGGGCGCAGGCGGAGTGCATGTGGTGGAGGTAACTCCGGCCACTCCCGGACAGACTCCGCGCCTGATAGAATTCACGGCTCGCCGCTCCGACTCCGGAGGCGGCGAGTTTGCTCTTTTGGTGGGTCGTGATGTCGGTGAGCGCGCGCTTTCAGAGCGCTATTTGCGGGTGGAGCGAGACCGCCTGCACATGTTTATTCGAGCGATGCGGGACGGATTGGTGCTGCTGAATGTCGGCGGGGATATCGTGTATGTCAATCCGACGATGGAGACATATTTCGAGAGCTATGAGCTGCCCGTCATCTGTCATCGCTGGCTGAAGGAGTTTTCCAAGGAGGATCACACCGACTTGCAGGGGTTGACTTCGGCCTACGGCGGCAAGACTCTGAAGCTTGATTCGAATGACGGCCGGATGTTCCTTGTGACCAGAAGTTTTTTGTTTGAGACGGGCAAGCCAAGTCAGGTGATGCTGATGTGCAAGGATATCACCGAGCAGGCGATGATGGAGAAGCAGAATCACTATCTGGAACTGGAGCTGATTCGCGAATCGAAGCTGGCCGAATTCGGAATGCTGGTGGCCGGCATCGCGCACAATCTCAACGGTCCGTTGACAGGAATATTGGGACTTTGTGACGTCATGAAAATCCGCGGTACTGCGACGGCGGAAATCGAGCAGATGCGCAAGCAGGCGACGGTGATGCGCGATTTGATAGCCAACCTGCTGCACAAGTCGCGCAACGAGCAGGAAGTGGAGCCGCGGGAGCTTGACATCCGGGAAGTGATAGACACGGAGCTGCGTTTTCTTGAGGGCAATCTGTTTTTCAAACATCAGATTACGCGGAATCTGCTGATCGCCGACGATTTGCCGACGATTTACGGACTTTATCTCGACTTGTCGCAGGTGGTGGGCAATCTTGTTCGCAATGCCATTGACGCGATGTATAACGCGCCGAAGAGACAGTTGACCGTCAAGGCTTACGTGCAGGAGCGCTACCTGGTGCTGCAGGTGGCGGATACGGGCTGCGGAATCAGCCCAGAGATTAAGTCGCGCATCTTCGAGCCGTTTTTCACGACCAAACCCAAGCAGCACGAGGCGGAAGAGGGAGCACCGACGGGGACGGGATTGGGATTGAGTTCATCACGCTCGATACTGGCTCGCTATGGAGCTTCGATTGACGTGGAGTCTGAAGAGGGGCATGGGACGACCTTTACGGTGAAATTCCCGATTGGCCGCAAACCTGACTTGCCTCCGCGGCAAGGTCCGATTTAA
- a CDS encoding 6-phosphofructokinase encodes MKLGLLTSGGDCPGLNAAIRAVVRTANNRFGYETVGIRNGWKGLHDGDIIPLPPKSVAGILARGGTILGTSRFNPVHDPDTLAHCLENISLHRLDGIIVIGGDGSLSAGYELSKHGAKIIGIPKTIDNDIAGTDATFGFYTAVQTVTNAIDSLHATAESHHRIMIIETMGRNSGWIAVTAGIAGGADLILIPERPFNWDKVCRQLVTRHEVKRFSIVVVAEGAVAEGEGIITAGQTDDFGRPVYGGVGYVFAREIEKRTGISTRVTALGHVQRSGTPVAEDRLLATQMGVHAVEAASTGLWGHFMALRDGHINPVPLSEMKGKTRFVDDRMYEIAEIFFG; translated from the coding sequence ATGAAATTAGGCTTACTTACCAGCGGCGGAGACTGTCCCGGTCTCAATGCTGCCATCCGGGCGGTCGTCCGCACCGCCAATAATCGCTTCGGTTATGAAACCGTCGGTATCCGAAATGGCTGGAAAGGCCTCCACGACGGCGACATCATCCCCCTGCCTCCGAAATCCGTTGCGGGTATCCTCGCCCGGGGCGGAACCATCCTTGGCACTTCGCGTTTCAATCCTGTCCACGACCCCGACACTTTGGCGCATTGCTTGGAGAATATCTCGCTGCATCGCCTTGACGGTATCATTGTCATCGGCGGCGACGGCAGCCTTTCGGCAGGCTACGAGCTCTCGAAGCACGGCGCGAAAATCATCGGCATTCCCAAGACGATTGACAATGATATTGCGGGAACCGATGCAACTTTCGGGTTCTATACCGCAGTTCAAACGGTAACGAACGCGATAGACAGTTTGCACGCCACGGCGGAGTCCCACCACCGCATCATGATTATCGAAACGATGGGTCGTAATTCGGGCTGGATTGCGGTGACGGCGGGTATTGCGGGCGGCGCGGACTTGATTCTGATACCCGAGCGCCCCTTCAATTGGGACAAGGTCTGCCGTCAACTGGTCACGCGTCACGAAGTCAAGCGCTTCTCCATTGTGGTGGTGGCGGAAGGCGCCGTTGCCGAAGGGGAAGGGATAATTACGGCGGGGCAGACGGATGACTTTGGCCGTCCGGTTTATGGAGGAGTGGGTTATGTGTTTGCGCGCGAAATCGAGAAACGCACCGGCATTTCCACACGCGTGACGGCGCTTGGTCATGTGCAGCGCAGCGGTACTCCGGTGGCGGAGGACAGATTGCTGGCCACGCAAATGGGAGTGCATGCCGTCGAGGCCGCCTCGACCGGTTTGTGGGGGCACTTCATGGCGCTGCGAGACGGGCACATCAACCCTGTTCCGCTCTCCGAGATGAAGGGCAAAACGCGTTTCGTGGACGACCGCATGTACGAGATTGCGGAGATATTCTTTGGGTAG
- the gap gene encoding type I glyceraldehyde-3-phosphate dehydrogenase produces MPIRIAINGFGRIGRLVFRGIYNDPRFEVVAINDLTDAKTLAHLLKYDSTQGKFGEKVEVTATGLQVGKNHIEVTAEKDPKKLNWADNKTDIVVESTGAKSFRDRAGIQQHIDAGAKKVLLTVPSKDEIDATIVLGINEHTLKPEHKLVSNASCTTNCVAPMAKVLLDSFGIENAFMTTIHSYTNDQNILDAPHSDLRRARSAAVSIIPTTTGAAKTVGKIIKELKGKIDGTSLRVPTPTGSITDLVAVTSKPVTIESVNAAFKAAAEGPMKGVLQYTEEELVSVDIIGNPHSCIFDAKSTMVMGDRMVKIFGWYDNEWGYSMRCVDLLALMGK; encoded by the coding sequence ATGCCTATTCGCATAGCAATTAACGGATTCGGCCGTATCGGCCGTTTAGTGTTTCGCGGGATTTACAACGACCCGCGCTTTGAAGTGGTCGCCATCAACGACTTGACGGATGCCAAGACGCTGGCGCATCTGTTGAAATATGATTCGACGCAGGGCAAGTTCGGCGAGAAGGTCGAGGTAACGGCAACGGGTCTGCAAGTCGGCAAGAATCACATCGAAGTGACTGCGGAGAAGGACCCGAAGAAATTGAACTGGGCGGACAACAAGACCGACATCGTGGTGGAATCCACCGGAGCCAAGTCATTCCGTGACCGCGCAGGCATTCAGCAGCATATTGACGCGGGAGCGAAGAAGGTTCTGCTGACCGTTCCGTCGAAGGACGAAATAGACGCGACGATTGTCCTGGGCATCAACGAGCACACGCTGAAACCGGAGCACAAACTCGTGTCCAACGCGAGCTGCACGACAAACTGCGTCGCGCCGATGGCGAAAGTGCTGCTCGACAGCTTTGGTATCGAGAATGCCTTTATGACGACGATACACAGTTACACGAACGATCAGAACATTCTCGACGCACCTCACAGCGATTTACGCCGCGCGCGCTCTGCGGCAGTCAGCATCATTCCGACGACGACCGGCGCCGCCAAGACGGTGGGCAAAATTATCAAGGAGCTGAAGGGCAAAATTGACGGCACTTCGCTGCGCGTTCCGACTCCGACCGGTTCGATTACCGACTTGGTCGCGGTGACGTCGAAGCCCGTCACGATTGAAAGCGTGAACGCGGCATTCAAAGCCGCTGCGGAAGGCCCGATGAAGGGCGTGCTTCAATACACTGAAGAGGAACTCGTATCGGTGGACATCATCGGCAATCCGCATTCGTGTATCTTCGACGCCAAGTCCACGATGGTTATGGGCGACAGGATGGTGAAAATTTTCGGCTGGTACGACAACGAGTGGGGCTACTCGATGAGATGCGTTGATCTGCTCGCGTTGATGGGCAAGTAA
- a CDS encoding DUF1232 domain-containing protein has protein sequence MSDTEKKSDLKENFEEAKSSVTKLWGSVTNETHAAFEKVADKTGKWFEEKKNTVTKEDVEKAVDKAESGIQKLLNSGKGYVVKLGKQAKLLWEMLRDSVKKEFDIPWATVASITATLLYLISPIDVVPDFIPALGFADDALVIALCISLIRIDLKRYAAHRNLNLADYGLSSEGKPLDDDKPQA, from the coding sequence ATGAGCGACACTGAAAAGAAATCCGATCTCAAAGAAAATTTCGAAGAAGCGAAGTCTTCCGTCACGAAGCTTTGGGGCAGCGTGACCAACGAAACACACGCGGCCTTCGAGAAAGTCGCCGACAAGACCGGCAAGTGGTTTGAAGAGAAGAAGAACACGGTCACCAAGGAAGACGTTGAAAAGGCCGTGGACAAAGCCGAGTCGGGAATTCAAAAGCTTTTGAATTCCGGCAAGGGTTACGTTGTCAAACTCGGCAAGCAGGCGAAGCTTTTGTGGGAGATGCTGCGCGACAGCGTGAAGAAGGAGTTTGATATTCCGTGGGCGACCGTGGCCTCGATTACGGCGACGCTGTTGTATTTGATTTCGCCGATAGACGTGGTGCCTGATTTCATACCCGCGCTTGGATTTGCCGATGACGCGCTGGTCATCGCCTTGTGCATATCGCTGATACGCATTGACCTCAAGCGCTACGCGGCGCATCGCAACCTGAATCTCGCCGACTACGGCTTGAGTTCGGAAGGCAAACCTCTGGACGACGACAAGCCGCAGGCGTAG
- a CDS encoding DUF1232 domain-containing protein encodes MARPKSRSWAGALFAWFAILPKTKLGWQYLIRRFSLWRSMIGEFLRGKAKTPWGTIIAIVAILLYVLLPFDLIPDFFLFFGWLDDAFIVAKLFSLIKIDLRRFLKQRKIDPEPFDLQDN; translated from the coding sequence GTGGCACGACCGAAAAGCCGTTCATGGGCGGGGGCGCTCTTCGCGTGGTTTGCGATATTGCCGAAGACGAAACTCGGCTGGCAGTATTTGATTCGCCGTTTTTCGCTGTGGCGGAGCATGATAGGCGAGTTTCTGCGCGGCAAGGCGAAAACGCCGTGGGGAACCATTATCGCCATCGTCGCCATACTGCTCTATGTGCTGCTGCCGTTTGATTTGATTCCCGACTTTTTTCTGTTTTTCGGCTGGCTGGATGACGCGTTCATCGTGGCCAAGCTGTTTTCGCTGATCAAAATTGACTTGCGCCGGTTTCTCAAGCAGCGCAAGATAGATCCTGAACCGTTTGACTTGCAAGATAATTGA
- a CDS encoding DUF4920 domain-containing protein has protein sequence MKTKTLLTLMIAAMFAISCSSAKKMQTFGEEPTLKRPAKIAELNADPAAYVDKEVLISGTVTDMCKHAGCWVEIEQKDHSKILCKSFGDVVTFPQETLGKQIELQGVLTFDPNAPGYVEEKHEGEEEGHACPQLPIMVSIKGARVKGL, from the coding sequence ATGAAAACGAAGACTTTATTGACTCTCATGATTGCGGCAATGTTCGCGATCTCCTGTTCCTCCGCGAAGAAAATGCAGACGTTCGGTGAAGAGCCGACTTTGAAAAGACCCGCGAAGATTGCCGAACTCAATGCGGATCCGGCCGCATATGTGGATAAGGAAGTATTGATCAGCGGCACAGTCACGGATATGTGCAAGCACGCGGGCTGCTGGGTGGAAATCGAGCAGAAGGATCATTCGAAAATTTTGTGCAAGAGCTTTGGTGACGTGGTGACCTTTCCTCAGGAGACTCTCGGCAAGCAGATTGAGTTGCAGGGTGTGCTGACCTTTGACCCGAACGCTCCGGGCTATGTTGAAGAGAAGCACGAAGGCGAAGAGGAAGGTCACGCCTGTCCGCAGCTTCCGATTATGGTGAGCATCAAGGGCGCGCGCGTCAAAGGACTTTAA
- a CDS encoding transposase has protein sequence MLRRHAKYDLPGSRHFVTTVTQIRGSWFVEESLCQSILETFEECRAKANLVCAGFVLMPDHIHAVLIRHDDADSVSDFMRDFKMKSAFRCLPNGYPQGNLWRRRFDDVPLPGPKAVQIRLRYMHENPVKAGLVATQTDYEWSSAHSIFRIKRASSH, from the coding sequence CTGCTCCGACGCCACGCAAAGTATGACTTACCCGGTAGCCGCCATTTCGTAACAACCGTTACACAAATTCGTGGTTCATGGTTTGTCGAAGAGAGCTTGTGCCAGAGTATATTGGAGACTTTCGAAGAGTGCAGAGCTAAAGCTAATCTGGTGTGTGCTGGTTTTGTATTGATGCCGGATCATATCCACGCCGTTCTTATCCGACACGACGACGCGGATTCAGTTTCAGATTTCATGCGCGATTTCAAAATGAAATCAGCGTTCCGTTGTCTTCCAAACGGTTATCCGCAAGGTAATCTCTGGCGACGCAGATTTGACGATGTTCCTTTGCCCGGTCCGAAAGCGGTACAAATACGCTTGCGCTATATGCATGAAAACCCGGTAAAGGCCGGGCTCGTGGCAACACAGACGGACTATGAGTGGTCAAGCGCGCATTCTATTTTCAGGATAAAGCGAGCATCATCTCATTGA
- a CDS encoding phosphoglycerate kinase produces the protein MNKKTIDQVDLSGKRVLVRVDFNVPLDEGKVTDDTRIRESLPTIKKIISSGGKAILMSHLGRPKGKKNPDMSLVPAAVRLAELLGKPVTMATDCIGEEVEKVVNAMVPGQVVLLENLRFYNEEEKNDPEFAKQLAKLGDLYVNDAFGSAHRAHASTEGVTQFIKPCVAGYLMQKELDYLGKALAEPKHPFVAVLGGSKISGKIDVIENLIGKVDTILVGGGMAYTFYKAQGGEIGESILEADKMDLALELVKKAAGSKTKLVLPPDSRVASELKSGESTTIAPSNKIPGDKLAADIGTATEKLYSEHILNAKTVVWNGPMGVFEIDEFASGTRAVAEALVQATQGGAITVVGGGDSAAAMEKFGLAEKVSHVSTGGGASLEFLEGKILPGVAALTNA, from the coding sequence ATGAACAAAAAAACGATTGACCAGGTTGACTTAAGCGGCAAGCGCGTGTTGGTGCGCGTGGATTTCAATGTGCCGCTTGACGAGGGCAAAGTGACCGACGACACGCGGATTCGCGAGTCGCTGCCCACGATTAAGAAGATTATCTCGTCCGGCGGCAAAGCGATTTTGATGAGCCACCTGGGACGTCCGAAAGGCAAAAAGAATCCCGATATGTCGCTCGTTCCCGCCGCAGTGCGGCTGGCGGAGCTGCTCGGCAAACCCGTGACCATGGCCACCGATTGCATCGGCGAAGAAGTTGAGAAAGTGGTCAATGCCATGGTGCCGGGTCAGGTTGTTCTGCTGGAGAACCTGCGCTTCTATAATGAAGAAGAAAAGAACGATCCCGAATTCGCCAAACAGCTTGCCAAGCTCGGGGACTTGTATGTCAACGACGCGTTCGGCTCGGCACATCGCGCGCACGCTTCGACGGAAGGAGTGACGCAGTTTATCAAGCCGTGTGTGGCGGGTTACCTGATGCAAAAGGAACTCGACTATCTGGGCAAGGCACTGGCCGAACCGAAACATCCGTTTGTGGCGGTGCTCGGCGGCTCGAAAATTTCCGGCAAGATTGACGTCATCGAAAACCTCATCGGCAAGGTGGACACGATTCTGGTCGGCGGCGGTATGGCCTATACCTTCTATAAGGCACAGGGCGGCGAAATCGGTGAATCCATCCTCGAAGCCGACAAGATGGACCTCGCGCTTGAACTGGTCAAGAAGGCTGCCGGCTCCAAGACCAAATTGGTCCTGCCTCCCGATTCCCGGGTCGCCTCCGAGCTGAAGTCAGGCGAGTCCACCACGATTGCCCCGTCCAACAAGATACCGGGGGACAAACTTGCGGCGGACATCGGAACGGCGACCGAAAAACTGTACAGCGAACATATTCTGAACGCCAAGACAGTTGTTTGGAACGGCCCGATGGGAGTCTTTGAAATTGATGAATTTGCATCCGGCACGAGAGCTGTTGCCGAGGCTCTTGTCCAGGCTACACAAGGTGGGGCCATTACGGTTGTCGGCGGCGGAGACAGTGCTGCGGCCATGGAGAAGTTTGGCTTGGCGGAAAAGGTATCGCATGTTTCCACCGGCGGCGGTGCAAGTCTCGAGTTCCTCGAAGGCAAGATTCTTCCCGGCGTAGCGGCATTGACAAATGCATAA
- a CDS encoding triose-phosphate isomerase, with protein sequence MNRTKLLAANWKMNKLTGEAAEFVREYAAKLPSSPVPTVLLPTNTALHAVASACKESGKSPSQLAFGAQNCYFQSSGAFTGEVSPEMLVDLGCNFVVLGHSERRQIFGETDELIGRKVAAALKAGLTPIFCIGETLDERKAGRLEEVLSRQVVMGLKDVEVADLEKVVVAYEPVWAIGTGVVATPQQAQDAHKFVRLLLSKKNADAAMRTRILYGGSVKPDNCYELMTQPDIDGALVGGASLQVDSLLELHRECTRVVHS encoded by the coding sequence ATGAATAGAACGAAACTTCTTGCTGCTAACTGGAAGATGAACAAGCTCACGGGTGAAGCCGCCGAGTTTGTCCGGGAGTATGCGGCCAAGCTCCCCTCCAGTCCGGTCCCAACGGTCTTGCTCCCGACAAATACCGCATTACATGCGGTTGCAAGTGCTTGTAAAGAGAGTGGTAAGAGCCCTTCCCAGCTTGCATTTGGAGCCCAAAATTGTTACTTTCAAAGTTCCGGTGCCTTCACGGGCGAGGTATCGCCGGAAATGCTGGTGGACCTGGGGTGCAACTTTGTTGTGCTTGGTCACAGCGAACGGCGGCAGATATTCGGTGAGACAGACGAACTGATTGGCAGGAAAGTCGCGGCGGCTTTGAAAGCCGGGTTGACTCCCATCTTTTGCATCGGGGAGACATTAGATGAGCGCAAGGCCGGCCGACTGGAGGAAGTCTTGAGCCGTCAAGTCGTGATGGGCTTGAAGGATGTTGAAGTGGCCGATCTTGAAAAAGTGGTGGTCGCCTATGAGCCGGTGTGGGCAATCGGTACGGGAGTCGTTGCAACACCGCAGCAGGCCCAGGATGCTCACAAGTTCGTGCGCTTGCTGCTGTCCAAGAAGAACGCTGACGCCGCGATGCGGACGAGGATTCTTTACGGCGGCAGTGTAAAGCCGGACAACTGCTACGAGCTGATGACGCAGCCCGATATTGACGGCGCGTTAGTCGGCGGAGCAAGTTTGCAGGTGGACAGTCTTTTAGAATTACACAGGGAATGTACGCGAGTAGTACACTCGTAG
- a CDS encoding damage-inducible protein D: MDKKNKQEDVQEALDLYAHEFEEAGLENGIKFWYARDLQRFLGYASYDSFYNVVQEAIAICAALKIAIHENFISLDREIAGKPAPDFKLSRFACYLTAMKADSSKYEVALAQAHFAALAASIKEHFQDAERIKRAQVRADLKVGEMEMTSAAKMSGVEDFGSFKDAGYRGMYNKSTNALKKMKGLSSSDNLYDFLGLEELAGNLFRVTQTKARLRNERATGQQQAEEVAFGVGRQVRKLMHDNSGQNPENLPIEGHVNEIQKGVKVTLKEYQRIDKKK, from the coding sequence ATGGATAAGAAAAACAAGCAAGAAGATGTGCAGGAAGCGCTTGACCTTTATGCACATGAGTTTGAAGAGGCGGGCTTAGAAAACGGAATTAAGTTCTGGTACGCCCGTGATCTGCAACGTTTTCTTGGCTACGCTTCATACGATAGTTTCTATAATGTTGTACAAGAGGCTATTGCAATTTGTGCTGCTCTGAAGATCGCAATTCACGAGAACTTCATTTCGTTAGATCGTGAAATTGCAGGGAAGCCCGCTCCAGATTTCAAATTAAGTCGATTTGCATGTTACTTGACTGCTATGAAGGCAGATTCAAGTAAATACGAAGTGGCACTCGCTCAAGCGCATTTTGCTGCTTTGGCCGCGAGTATCAAGGAGCACTTTCAAGACGCCGAGCGAATTAAGCGCGCTCAAGTACGCGCTGATCTTAAGGTTGGCGAAATGGAAATGACTTCAGCGGCAAAGATGTCAGGGGTAGAGGATTTTGGTTCGTTCAAAGACGCTGGCTACCGCGGGATGTATAATAAGAGTACAAACGCGCTTAAGAAAATGAAAGGATTGTCGTCAAGCGATAATCTATATGACTTCCTCGGACTTGAGGAATTGGCTGGAAACCTGTTTCGCGTTACTCAGACGAAAGCTCGATTGAGAAATGAAAGGGCAACAGGACAACAACAAGCCGAAGAAGTCGCCTTCGGGGTTGGAAGGCAGGTTCGAAAACTTATGCACGATAACTCTGGTCAAAATCCTGAGAATCTGCCTATCGAAGGCCACGTCAATGAAATTCAGAAGGGCGTGAAAGTCACACTCAAAGAGTATCAGCGAATAGACAAGAAGAAATAG
- the secG gene encoding preprotein translocase subunit SecG — protein sequence MIYGLLIALQIIVSLLLVVSILLQSAKGGGLAGVAGGMASSTVFGGRQAANFLQKATTILATIFLLNCLVMALISGPSSTQVSVTQQAVQSSPIQSPVPSIPGGGQVSPTTATETAPVQTGTTTPATTPAQPNSTPANQQPTTGGN from the coding sequence ATGATCTACGGACTCTTAATCGCACTTCAAATCATCGTTTCGCTGCTGTTGGTGGTTTCGATACTGCTGCAGAGCGCGAAGGGCGGCGGACTCGCGGGTGTCGCGGGCGGCATGGCTTCGTCCACGGTATTCGGCGGGCGTCAGGCGGCGAACTTTCTGCAGAAAGCCACGACGATATTAGCGACAATATTCCTGCTCAACTGTTTGGTAATGGCGTTGATTTCCGGGCCTTCGAGCACGCAGGTGTCGGTGACTCAGCAGGCGGTGCAGAGTTCGCCGATACAGAGTCCGGTACCGTCCATTCCCGGCGGAGGACAGGTGAGTCCGACGACAGCCACGGAGACTGCTCCGGTGCAAACGGGGACAACGACTCCGGCCACGACTCCTGCTCAGCCGAATTCAACTCCGGCCAATCAGCAGCCCACAACCGGCGGCAATTAA
- a CDS encoding DUF4256 domain-containing protein, protein MPKAATKKTLSRDRREELLGVLKARFERHMSRHKGLEWSKIQAKLDAQPDKLRSLDEMEQTGGEPDVIGLDKKTGEIVFCDCSAESPAGRRSLCYDGEALEARKEAKPDGSALESAEAMGIELLNEGQYRELQKLGKFDTKTSSWLLTPPAIRKLGGAIFGDRRYDTVFVYHNGAQSYYAARGFRGLLRV, encoded by the coding sequence ATGCCTAAAGCAGCGACGAAGAAAACTCTTTCCCGCGACCGCCGTGAGGAACTTCTCGGTGTGTTGAAAGCGCGATTCGAGAGACACATGAGCCGGCACAAAGGTCTCGAATGGTCGAAGATACAGGCGAAGCTCGACGCACAGCCTGACAAACTGCGCTCGCTCGATGAGATGGAGCAAACAGGCGGCGAACCCGATGTCATCGGGCTGGACAAGAAGACGGGCGAGATTGTTTTTTGCGACTGTTCCGCCGAGAGTCCCGCCGGCCGCAGAAGCTTGTGTTATGACGGTGAGGCGCTCGAGGCCAGAAAAGAGGCGAAGCCGGACGGCAGCGCGCTTGAGAGTGCGGAGGCGATGGGCATCGAGCTCTTGAACGAAGGTCAGTACCGGGAGCTGCAGAAGCTCGGAAAGTTTGACACAAAGACTTCAAGCTGGCTGCTGACACCGCCCGCCATCAGAAAGCTTGGCGGCGCAATTTTCGGCGACCGCCGTTACGACACGGTTTTTGTGTATCACAACGGCGCGCAATCCTACTATGCGGCGCGGGGTTTTCGCGGACTGTTGAGAGTCTGA
- a CDS encoding amidohydrolase produces MHVSTGILFAVVLASTPAWAAGSAIRSLVRSTYEHIHAHPEIGHKEFETSKLIRTELEKAGYTEFVDSPSLKTEVISVLRTGRPGPTICLRAELDALAIAEETECDFISTVPGMMHACGHDAHAAMLLGAAVELKNSRDVSGTVVFLFQPAEEVKGGADDIIKDSTLHKLGVEKVFGQHVFPGLPAGVIRIAPGAVLAGSNYYSVKVSGRGSHAAYPHQGDDVPTCTANIISGLTSLPARKMNVLEEPCIMSVAWIECDTSKTYNVLSEECSFGGTVRAYFDIADSIQNGGTIESLMNEYITHTAAACGCTAELRLRRGAPPTTNNPELCEAVLSAADKFPALRADGESIRRMTAEDFAYYTQEFPCLYFSLGIAKDGLGEAGLHQSQFTIHPDALEVGTDFLIWLAEWSTRTE; encoded by the coding sequence ATGCACGTATCAACCGGTATTCTGTTCGCCGTGGTGCTTGCGTCCACTCCCGCGTGGGCGGCGGGTTCCGCGATACGCTCGCTCGTTCGTTCGACGTATGAGCACATCCATGCGCATCCGGAGATTGGGCACAAGGAATTTGAAACGTCCAAGCTGATTCGCACAGAACTTGAGAAAGCCGGCTATACGGAGTTCGTGGATTCGCCGTCGCTGAAGACGGAAGTAATTTCCGTTTTGCGCACGGGCAGGCCCGGACCGACCATTTGTCTGCGAGCGGAGCTTGACGCGCTTGCGATTGCCGAGGAAACGGAATGCGATTTCATCTCCACCGTTCCCGGTATGATGCACGCGTGCGGGCACGATGCGCACGCGGCGATGCTGCTCGGCGCAGCGGTTGAATTGAAGAACAGTCGGGACGTGAGCGGCACCGTCGTCTTTCTTTTTCAGCCGGCAGAAGAGGTCAAAGGCGGCGCGGACGATATTATTAAAGACAGCACGCTGCACAAACTCGGTGTAGAGAAGGTGTTCGGGCAGCACGTTTTCCCGGGGCTTCCGGCGGGAGTGATTCGCATCGCGCCGGGGGCGGTGTTGGCAGGCAGCAATTACTACAGCGTCAAAGTGAGCGGACGCGGCTCTCATGCGGCCTACCCGCATCAAGGCGATGACGTCCCGACGTGCACGGCCAATATCATTTCAGGTTTGACCAGTTTGCCGGCACGGAAGATGAATGTGCTTGAAGAGCCTTGCATCATGAGCGTCGCGTGGATTGAATGTGACACGTCAAAAACCTACAACGTGCTGTCCGAAGAGTGTTCGTTCGGAGGGACGGTGCGCGCCTATTTTGACATTGCCGATTCGATTCAGAACGGCGGCACGATTGAGTCGCTGATGAATGAATACATCACGCACACGGCCGCAGCGTGCGGCTGCACGGCAGAGTTGCGACTGCGCAGAGGCGCACCGCCGACGACAAACAATCCGGAGTTGTGTGAAGCTGTATTGTCGGCGGCGGACAAATTCCCCGCGCTGCGAGCGGACGGAGAGAGTATTCGCCGCATGACCGCCGAGGATTTTGCCTATTACACACAGGAGTTTCCCTGCCTCTATTTCAGTCTGGGAATCGCGAAGGACGGACTGGGAGAAGCCGGATTGCACCAGAGTCAATTCACGATTCATCCGGATGCGCTTGAGGTCGGCACGGACTTTCTGATTTGGCTGGCGGAATGGAGCACGAGGACGGAGTGA